The Chryseolinea soli nucleotide sequence GTTTGCTGGCTGCAGCAGCGATTTTCTGGATCAGCCGCCTCAGGATACGATCCTCGATGTAAACTTCTACAAAACATCCGAACAGGTGTTGGCGGGTAGCGGGCCCCTGTATGGCGTTGTTTGGTTTGCCTACAACGACAAAGCTTCGCACGGTATCGGCGATGGAAGAGGTGGCGTGCTCACGTCGGGCTCTTATCAATTGGAAAACGTAGAGTTCAAAACCACCAGCGTTACCGCGGAGAATTTGAGTGCATGGCGTGCGTTCTACAACATTGTAGGGCAATCCAACACACTCATCACCAACCTGCGCAAATATGCGGGAGAAGAAGTACCACAGAATATCGTCGAACACGCCATCGCCGAAGCCCGCTTCATGCGCGGCATGGCCTACATGTTCCTGGTGCAGAACTGGGGTGAGGTGCCGATCATCACCGACAACACCGCGTTGCTGCAGGACACGACGATCACGCGCAATACCGTGCCGTCCATTTGGGAATTTATTACCCGTGACATTCGCTATGGGACGACGCATTTGCCTGAAACACCCATCATGAAGGGAAGACTCACCAAATATTCCGCCGAAGGCATGCTGGCCAAAGTTTACCTGACGCGCGCTGGCGTGGGCAAAAGCCTGACCCGCGACGCCGTGTTCCTGGACAGCGCCCGCATCCTGGCCAAAGACGTGATCGAGAACAGCAGTGCTTCGCTGATGACGGACTATGAAGAACTGTTCAAGACCAAGAACAACAACAACCAGGAAACCTTGTTCGCTTTGCAATGGGTATACAACGGTGCAGACTGGGGCTCACAGAACAGCGTGCAGGCCTTCCTCGCCTTCGGTTCCAGCATCACCGGCTTTGCCGATGGATGGGGTGGCGACATCGGCGCCTCGCTGTACTTGCTGAACAAGTATGATGGTTTGATCGACAACGGCAACACGCCCGACGCGCGCCGCAAAGCTACGTTTATGTTCCCCGGCGATCACTACACCTACATCCACCAACAGGTGATCGATCCGAACACCGGCAATCCTATAACACAGGAGTTGCGTGTTCCGCTCGGAGGCAGCGGCTACAACAATCGTGCATGGGTGAAGAAATATGTAGTGGGGCGCCCGGAAGACAACGACGGAAAAGTTTCTCAACAACATACCGAGAACTGCACCTACATGATGCGTCTTGCCGAAGTATACCTGATCTATGCCGAGGCGATATTGGGCGATGCGGCATCGACCTCCGATGCTGAAGCGTTGAAATACTATAACCGCGTGCGCCTTCGCGCGAACGTTGCGACCAAGAGTGTCATCACGTGGCAAGACATCTTTGACGAACGCCATTTAGAGTTCGCCATGGAGGGACAGCTTTGGTATGATTTCGTTCGCCTGCACTACTATAATCCTCAAAAGGCTTACGACATCCTGAGTACGCAAGACCGTGGCTTCTACCGGATCACACCGGATAAGATCCCCGACCCGACCAAGTGGACCATCGCGGTCGATCCCGATGATCAATCCCGGAACTTCCCCGTTGACGACGGTAACTTTAAAATACCGTTGCCTTCCACCGAAGTGTTGCGGGCTCCGAACCTGTCGAAGACACCCGTTCCTTATGTTTTTAACTGATCGACAAAAACGCTGGACAGGGCCTGAGAAAATGAAAGGCCTTGCCTCAGCCTAAAAAATAAACTTATGGATATACAGAAAAAAATAACGCGAA carries:
- a CDS encoding RagB/SusD family nutrient uptake outer membrane protein yields the protein MKTLKHIKIKICLAVLLLVGLFAGCSSDFLDQPPQDTILDVNFYKTSEQVLAGSGPLYGVVWFAYNDKASHGIGDGRGGVLTSGSYQLENVEFKTTSVTAENLSAWRAFYNIVGQSNTLITNLRKYAGEEVPQNIVEHAIAEARFMRGMAYMFLVQNWGEVPIITDNTALLQDTTITRNTVPSIWEFITRDIRYGTTHLPETPIMKGRLTKYSAEGMLAKVYLTRAGVGKSLTRDAVFLDSARILAKDVIENSSASLMTDYEELFKTKNNNNQETLFALQWVYNGADWGSQNSVQAFLAFGSSITGFADGWGGDIGASLYLLNKYDGLIDNGNTPDARRKATFMFPGDHYTYIHQQVIDPNTGNPITQELRVPLGGSGYNNRAWVKKYVVGRPEDNDGKVSQQHTENCTYMMRLAEVYLIYAEAILGDAASTSDAEALKYYNRVRLRANVATKSVITWQDIFDERHLEFAMEGQLWYDFVRLHYYNPQKAYDILSTQDRGFYRITPDKIPDPTKWTIAVDPDDQSRNFPVDDGNFKIPLPSTEVLRAPNLSKTPVPYVFN